The Medicago truncatula cultivar Jemalong A17 chromosome 4, MtrunA17r5.0-ANR, whole genome shotgun sequence genome includes a region encoding these proteins:
- the LOC11444093 gene encoding formin-like protein 2, with protein MTTMTLTLLLLLHIFFSSSAHSSNHHNRRILHQPLSFPSISLPPTQPPSSSPQTQPKPQQTQPKLPFSSISSSSPPQTPFFPSYYSPPLPPSPPFLATFPANISSLLLPQHHTRTHNHRHAAAIVISLSLLSLVILSISTVFAFHRHRHSHKTSSTTVNDDNASRSDSLRLFPPNTATSDSVDQTTNDKSSSMSELFNLGTITTLDDTKATAESSCNGNSNDGFPPPYRYVTDSPELHPLPPLPRHNVRTWKNEPKKKEEEEEEEEEEEKKEKERVHEEFYSPKGSPSGNKQQHSPSLSPSSSPVVTVAVAATSSRSFNVFHYDKFGSKSFTSRTASYPLSYSLSRSPSLNLSPIESVQSFPPINPVSPSFSSESCSPMPMEDFGLKWDGNDTQVSKMAPPVPPPLPPRLWETPVVVSQDGNGDVSVENEENLKPKLKALHWDKVKASSDRAMVWDQLRPSSFQLNEDMIESLFMANNSNSSGNSALASNPKDNARHQIIHASPMPPENRVLDPKKSQNIAILLRALNVTIDEVCEALREGNCDTLGTELLESLLKMAPTEEEKSKLKEFKDESPFKLGPAEKFLKVMLDIPFAFKRMDAMLYIANFDSELEYLKKSFDTLKVACEELKNSRMFMKILEAVLRTGNRMNVGTDRGDAQAFKLDTLLKLVDIKGTDGKTTLLHFVVQEIVRTECSHVSRASNHSVNNPEYTLQDEVDSMKLGLQVVSGLSGELANVKKAAVMDSDALSSDVSKLAKGIKKVAEVVKLNEESPLKETNQKFSEAMKGFLERGEEEISRIMAQEKNALSSVKDITEYFHGNSAKEEAHRFRIFMVVRDFLSILDGVCKQVGKANERTLVGSRQYVMPAVTTLTPIFPEFNGKQTSDSSESD; from the exons ATGACTACAATGACGTTAAccctacttcttcttcttcacataTTCTTCTCATCAAGTGCTCATTCCTCCAACCACCACAACCGCCGTATCCTCCACCAACCACTGTCGTTTCCTTCTATCTCTCTTCCACCAACACAACCGCCATCTTCTTCACCACAAACTCAACCAAAACCACAACAAACACAACCCAAACTTCCATTTTCCTCCATCTCTTCATCTTCACCACCACAAACACCATTCTTCCCATCTTACTATTCACCACCACTCCCTCCTTCTCCACCTTTCCTCGCCACTTTCCCAGCCAACATCTCCTCCTTACTCCTCCCACAACACCACACTCGAACACACAACCACCGCCACGCTGCTGCTATTGTCATCTCACTCTCTCTCCTCTCCCTCGTTATCCTCTCTATTTCCACTGTCTTCGCCTTCCACCGCCACCGTCACAGCCACAAAACTTCTTCCACCACCGTTAACGATGATAATGCTTCAAGATCAGATAGTCTCCGTTTGTTCCCACCAAACACCGCTACTTCAGACTCCGTCGACCAAACAACCAACGACAAGTCAAGTTCTATGTCGGAGTTATTCAACCTTGGAACTATAACAACTTTAGATGACACAAAAGCAACAGCAGAGTCAAGCTGTAACGGTAACAGCAATGACGGTTTCCCTCCGCCGTACCGGTATGTTACAGACTCGCCGGAGTTACACCCTTTACCACCACTGCCACGTCACAATGTCAGAACATGGAAGAATGAaccaaagaagaaagaagaagaagaagaagaagaagaagaagaagaaaaaaaagaaaaagaaagagtacATGAAGAGTTTTATTCACCGAAAGGTTCTCCTTCTGGGAACAAACAACAACACAGTCCTTctctttctccttcttcttccccGGTTGTCACAGTTGCTGTTGCTGCTACAAGCTCACGTTCCTTCAACGTTTTTCACTATGATAAATTTGGTAGTAAAAGCTTTACTTCAAGAACTGCTTCATACCCTCTTTCCTACTCTCTCTCACGTTCTCCTTCACTTAATCTTAGCCCTATTGAAAGTGTGCAATCTTTTCCTCCTATAAACCCTGTTTCACCATCTTTTTCTTCTGAATCTTGTTCTCCTATGCCGATGGAAGATTTTGGTTTGAAATGGGATGGTAATGATACTCAGGTGAGTAAAATGGCTCCTCCTGTTCCCCCGCCGCTGCCGCCGAGGTTATGGGAGACTCCGGTGGTGGTTTCTCAAGATGGTAATGGTGATGTTAGTGTTGAGAATGAAGAAAATTTAAAGCCAAAGTTGAAGGCTTTGCATTGGGATAAAGTTAAGGCTAGCTCAGATAGGGCCATGGTTTGGGATCAACTGAGACCAAGTTCTTTTCA ATTGAATGAGGATATGATTGAGTCACTATTCATGGCAAATAATTCCAATTCTAGTGGAAATTCTGCTTTGGCTTCTAATCCTAAAGATAATGCTAGGCATCAAATAATTCATGCTTCTCCAATGCCACCTGAAAATAGGGTACTTGATCCTAAGAAGTCTCAGAACATTGCCATTTTGCTTCGAGCACTGAATGTAACAATTGATGAAGTTTGTGAAGCCCTCAGGGAAG GCAATTGTGATACATTGGGAACAGAACTTCTTGAAAGTTTGTTAAAGATGGCTCCTACTGAAGAGGAAAAATCTAAGCTGAAGGAGTTTAAAGATGAGTCGCCTTTCAAGCTAGGCCCAGCTGAGAAATTTCTTAAAGTCATGCTTGATATACCTTTTGCATTCAAAAGAATGGATGCTATGCTCTACATTGCTAATTTTGATTCAGAATTGGAATACCTTAAGAAGTCCTTTGATACTCtgaag GTGGCTTGTGAGGAATTAAAGAATAGCAGAATGTTTATGAAGATACTTGAGGCAGTTCTTAGAACAGGAAATCGAATGAACGTTGGCACCGACCGTGGTGACGCACAAGCATTCAAACTGGACACACTTTTGAAGTTGGTTGATATCAAGGGAACTGATGGAAAGACTACTCTTTTACATTTCGTTGTGCAAGAAATTGTCAGAACTGAGTGTTCTCATGTATCTCGTGCCAGTAATCACTCCGTCAACAACCCTGAATATACTCTTCAAGACGAGGTTGACTCTATGAAGCTTGGACTGCAAGTTGTATCAGGTTTGAGTGGGGAACTCGCCAATGTTAAAAAGGCAGCTGTTATGGATTCAGACGCACTGAGTAGTGATGTTTCTAAACTTGCCAAAGGAATCAAAAAGGTTGCGGAAGTGGTAAAATTGAATGAAGAATCACCATTGAAAGAAACTAACCAAAAATTTTCTGAGGCAATGAAAGGTTTCTTGGAGAGGGGAGAGGAAGAGATTTCAAGAATCATGGCACAAGAGAAAAATGCTCTCTCTTCTGTGAAGGATATAACCGAGTATTTCCATGGTAATTCAGCAAAGGAAGAAGCTCATCGTTTTAGGATATTCATGGTTGTACGGGATTTTCTTTCGATACTAGATGGTGTATGCAAGCAAGTTGGGAAAGCAAACGAGAGGACTTTAGTTGGGTCGCGGCAATATGTGATGCCTGCAGTCACTACATTGACACCAATTTTCCCTGAGTTTAATGGTAAGCAAACATCTGATTCCTCAGAATCTGATTAG